ACACAGCTGGGCGACATTGAACAAGGTTGCCAGCAACGGTGTTCTTGGATCCAATCTTTCGGTTAGGGACCGTCAAAGACCCTGTCACAGGCAGCTCGTAGACCGTGCTGTTAGAAAACGACCCAACGTGGACAGGAATAGTCTCGTCGGCAAAACGGGCTTCCGCTGTGTCAAGAACAGCAGCATCCGATGCGCGGCTGAGGGTCGTGTGGGTGTAGTTGGAGCTTGCCGAGATGGGCCATCCTCGCCAGTAAAAGGTCCGGTACGTGACATGAGGGAGTTGCGGCGGCAGGTTAGGATCGATATGGATAGCATTGTCAGGGCGCATCCGTAGACCCAGGTATCCAGACAGAACGACCTGGTTCGCACCACCATGTCCAGTCAGGAAGGGATAAGCCGGATGAGTACCACCGTTAATGGTGGGATCGTCGATCAGCTGCTCAGAGAGCTGATAGAACGGGGCCCGAACGTATGGCTCATAGGAATACTGCCCATACGTGTATCCAGCGCAACCGGAGGGCGAAACTTCATTGGCGACAACCGAGAATATAGCCCATGTCATGGCAGGACCATCGGGCGATTGCTTGTTGGCGTAGTAGTCCAAGTCATTCAACGCATTCTCAGTGGTGTAGTTGTCAGTGTAGCCCAACGGATACGTGTTGAGAACCACATCAGCCTGCTTGGCCACGGCGCTTCCATTCATCGTGTTGAATTCCAGAGTCACCCCGTTCTGCCGAAGCATTTGAACATTATCCGCCATCTCGGTCCAGGTTTCGTTAGGTTCGACGCCAAATTGCTCGCGGTAGGAGTTGACATAATTCAAAGTCTCAGCCATCAGCGGCAATGTGAAGCCACCAGCATCAACCATGTTGGCATACTCATCCGGATCAGTCATGTTCGTGATGGTCCAGGAAGACCCGTTCCGCTCCAACAGATTGGAATACAAAGTCGCAACAGAGTCGTAGATAGGAAAGTGCTTCTCACGAAAGTGTTTCGTATCGCCACTTGCAACCCATTCGTACATCATGGATAGACCAATTTCACCATTCAAGTGGTACTGGTAGTCCCAGCATGGCCCGGTGGCCGTACAATTACCGAATCTGCCACTAGTCCAAGGGTAAATGGCCGCAGAAGAGTCGAAGTAAGTCTGGTTCTTCGAACCGGCATATTTGGCGTTGACATTATCCATTGCCTGAGGATACTGCTTCACGCGGTAGTTTGTAATCCTCTGAGCAGCTTCGGGGTGCGAAAAGACAAGTCCGGGTTGCATCCACACGTCGGCGTCCCAGAAGATCTGACCAGCGTAGGAATCAGAAGTGAGACCACCAACTGGAATACTTTCCACGTTGATAGGAGCTCCAGAAGCAGCCTTGATGGCGTTCTTGCTGGCAGTGTTCTGCAGAAGATAATATGTGCTTGTCACCGCGACGATAGCCGAGTCGATAACGTGCTGATCAGAGGGCAAACGGCCAGtcttcgggtcgataaagtGGTCAACAGAGTTCTCTGGCATCACCTTGGCCCATTCGGAGACATGAGAAACCAGAGACTTGAGGTAGCCATCCGACAACGCCTTCGAGGTAGCCTGCTTGGCTGTCTGCTGAGGATTCTCGAATGCATCTGTCGAGGCGGCACCGACAAACTTAGTAACGCGCATTTTCTCATTCGCCTTGAACTGCACATCTACCGACTGAGCGATGGAAGACGCGTTGGCGCTGACATACGGCTTATCCGTGACAAGTTTGCGAGATGACAAGTCCACGCCAGCGGAGCCGGTGAGGTTCGTGTAGACATAGGCCGTGACATTTGAGATGCCCCAAGGACGCACAGCGGAGAAGATTGCACCATCATCCTCGCCTGATTCCACAAAGTCCGTACGGACAGCCGAGTAGCCATCAACCACGTTAACGACAGTCGCGTTGGAGTCGGCAGACGGGACGACTTCCATGTCGACCACGGCCTGGTTGACGTTCAACTTGTGGTTGAGCAGACGATACGTGATATCGAACGAACCCTTGCCTTCAGGGGTCCATTTGTATGACCATGACAGAACGCCAGCCTTGAAATCATAAGTAGAACGGAAGTCGGTGATGGTATTGCTGTCCACCGTGGAATCGAGATAAGTACCGTCGCCTAAGTCGAGGACGAGTCCACTCCAATGCGGGACGCCACTGACGACGCTGTCGCCTCCATATTGATACAACCAGGGGAAATTGGACTCGTCGAGGGATGGTTCAGAGTCAAGGAAGCCGGCGATGGTAGCAAAACTCTGTCGTCTGGAGAACAGAGGCCAGCCACTGACCACGTCGCCGCTGACTGGAAGATCAAGTTCAAAGAATGGACCGACGCTGGCAACGTTGATACCGAAATATCCGTTTGCGACGGAACCACGAGATTGGTAGTGACCTTGGTCCAGGACGGTGGTGGTAAGCAGCCAGTTATCTTCGTCCCACGTCACTCCGGGGAACTTTGTATGGTAGATGCTAGAAGCATTGGTATCGAGGTGTCTGGTGTTCCTTTCGATAGCGCGTGTAATACGCCCACTGCTACTGGCGCAATCGACAGGCGAAAGCTGCAGTAGCAGAGGCAGCAAGGTAGCCAGAATCTATCCCAATCAGTACGTTGCGAGCGATGCCATATGAATACCGAGACGTCTCACCTTGGACTGCATTGCTGCGATGCCACTTGGGCGAAACCGTACCAAACTCCTATGTCGAATTTGGCGAGACACAAAACACACGAAAGACGGACACTTTTTCTCGCGACAAAAACAAAACGTACCCCGGACGCTAAGACCCTTTATACCATGCGGGGAAAAAGCCTCAGCCGCCCCGGACTCTCGGGAGCCCTAAGCAACGGACCCCGATTTTCAGTAAACAATCCGAGGTGTGCCGTGGCATAATCGTCCCGACCAGCGTTCAACGCCGAAGGAATTCCCCACAGTAATTTGCAAGTAGCGATTCCTGTGCCGGGACAGGACCCTTGGCAGATGTAGGTTTGAACCGTCACTTGGCCGGGACGTCGGAGAGAGATTTAGTGGGGTTCTGGAGAAGCCTAAGCCCCGCAATAGTGCCGATGAACGGCCGTCAGTCGAGAAAATCGCCGGATGCGGTAAGCTGAAGAGAGCGATGCTCTGGGGGTCTGTTTGGAGGTCAGTGTTGATACTGTTGGACATTAGGCAGGAATACCTGTATGCGCTTAAGAATAATCCTGTTGACTGGATAGGGATAGAACTGATCCGGCCTAGTAATATAAACCTGTCTGTCTGGTGAGGATAATGTTGGTGAGTAGTAGGAGGAAAGAAATGGGAAGGTACGAGGTCACATGCTCCGCAGTAGTATACCAGTCTACTATACCAGTACAATGGTACTTTCTATTAAATACCTCGCGTTTCTTGGCTTGCGTAGTCCTCTACCTATGATATAGTATAGCTTGGCCGTTTAGGCAAGCCACACACAGTCTACAATGCCTGTATGCACGACTTCCCCAGTCTCGAAGCGACCCTTCTGTCGCTTTCTGCAGCGCTCGAGGCAGATGGTAGCGAATGCCGAACACGCCTGATGCGGCATGTAGAGGAACAGAAGAGGATCTATGCAAGAAACACGCTCATGAACTCAATCAACGGACAGCACGGTGTCCAGTGACGCAGTCATCCCACATCTTCCTCACtactctcctcctcctcacccACCCCAGCAGTCACCTGCGAACTAGCCCCATCACCGCTCTGCCGCTGCGTATTCGTGCTCCGTCTCTTACCCTGCAAATACCGATCCGTCGAGGTAATCGCCCTCTCCCCGACAAACTTATCCCCCGGCCAAGCAGCCTTGCAAACAGGACATTTCTCCGCCTGCTGCATGCGAAAGAAATTCCGAATACAGTAATCGTGCAGTCGGCCAGCGCAGTCACGGTTGGCGCATCGTTGGCCCTACCATATCCCATATTAGCACGTTTATCCCTCACCAGGTCACCAGGAGAGCCGTAAGCACTACTCACCACCGTGATAATATCCCTACACGCCGCACAAAACTTCACCTTCTCCGCCCTTCGCCCATCATCCGTCTCATCATTATACGTAGCAACCAACCATCCCCTCAACTCCATCAAGCCCCGCGGACTCAACCCATAGAACCCCTTCCGGCTCTTCTCCATCCAcccctcctcaaccaacTGCTGCATGACCGTCTCCGCCTGCGACATGGTCAACGACTGCACTGTCCCACCCTGAGTCCCCGTCCCCGTCCCCATCGACTCCCTCCGGCTGACGCCTGCATCCGCAGAAGACACCCGTGCCAGCTGCATCGCCTGCATGCCCGAGACAACCATCGCTTCTGAGATGCGGGTATTGTTGGTCTCGAACATGGCGTCGAGCAACCGCTTGACGAACGCGATTTCATCGGGTGAGTATGTAGTCGCGAGCTGGGTGAGCGGATCGCTGATCGTGTTCACGAGGGCGTAGACTCGTTCCGGGTGTATGTTTGTGTCATCGCCGTTTGTCTGGATCTGCCGCAGGGTGCTTCTGATTTCGAGGTCGAAGGGGGAGACGGCAGTGTTGGCGGCTGCGATGTAGGAGGAGAGGTCTTCTTCGGTGATGTCGGTGGGGGAGACAGGTTCGCGTTCTGTCTGGTTAGCAACTGTCTTATTAGATCTTGAGTGGTTGGAAGGTGAGTACCATGCGCTGAGAAAATGGCTGCTAAAATCGGTCTTGCTTCTTCAAAGGTCATGGATGAATGGGCCATGAAGGCTTGAAGGAATGCGCGATTGCTGTCATTGTAGTCAACGACGCCAATGTCGTTGGTCATTTTGTCTGTATTCTTAAAAAGTTGCGCAGGTTTGCGAAAGTGAGAATCATTACGAGTTGATCGCGTCCCGATATCGCGCCCCGCGATTGACACCTGAGGCATGATGCTATTAGGATGACTGTCCAACGCAGATTATTTGGCATATTTATGCTAATGAGCTTTTGGCTTCATTCGAAGCTATAAGTAAAAAGATAATGCTAgcactgtactccgtagagtcATGGATTAAGCATCCAGCTTAACGCTGCGCCCAAGAATAAAGAATTCAAAATTCAAGCAAACTGAATATCACCCAACGCCACACATGATAACAATGAAGATCACAAAAGCCCTGGCACCTAATACCTCCGTCTCGTAGGCTCCGGACTCGGGCTACGGCTAACACTGCGCGCATCCCTACCCCGTTCCTTCAACCACTTCTTCGTCGAAAGACGCATCTCGCGATCCAGCTCGGCGCTAGGATCCTTGCGGTGAATGAAATTGCAGAACCCGCCTCGTACACACCCCTCGCCGCTATTTAACCGACAACACGCTTCGCGGAAATCTGTCACGGGCGATAACTCGCAGTATATCGGGCGCGCGGCGTACCAGCGCGAATTCAACGCGTCGCAGGCCGACTGGGCGTCTTCTTCGTATTTGAACCGTGCGTAGACGTTGCCGATGAGGTCTGACCTGTCAGCACCTGTCCAGAGGACATTTATATTCAAGAGGTTGGGTGGGCAACTTACGATCATTGTTATTCTCGCAAACAACCAGCTCCTCCAGCTCGCCGTACTTGCACATCTCGCACCACACGTCCTCGTAGAAAGCATCAAAGTGGTTCTGCAGCTGGCTGCTGTTCATCCTGTTCTTGGGATCGAAGGCGGGATTCTGGTACATGTTGGGCATCAGGATGGTCTGCGAGTAGGATGGCTTGACATGTTTCCGCGAGCACCGGTCACCGTGTCTGCAGGCGCCGATTTTGTAGTAAAAGGAGCAATTGACCTTGTCTTGCTCGGTACCGAAAATGGATGCGAGGTAGTTGGCCATGTTGCTGGATTCGAAAGATGGCGCGAGTTGGATAAGACGAGTGATGTGTGGAATGCGAAAAGAATGCAGCAGTAAAGAAATACTGTCTTGAAGGAGAGAACGGTGGGAGGTGCAAGCTTGCTGGTACTGCTGAAGATTCTGGAGAGCTCGATCGCGTGGCGGCGATGCGTGGAATGCGAAAAGAATGCAGCAGTAAAGAAATACTGTCTTGAAGGAGAGAACGGTGGGAGGTGCAAGCTTGCTGGTACTGCTGAAGATTCTGGAGAGCTCGATCGCGTGGCGGCGATGCGGGTAAGTCAGTAGCTAGTGCTGCCTCAGGCATAATTTCGGGTTATTAATGTTCCGTCATGTAAGAAATGCATAACCTTTTATGCATATTCACAATCTACTCTATGGTCTATACGTTGCAAATACGATTAGACAGCCAATCCACTAACATCAGCCGAAGTCTTCACCCCCTGAATCATCTCAGCGACAACCCTCCCAGTTCCCAACGAAAGCGAAATCCCCCAAGGCCCATGACCCGCCGCAACATATACTCCACCCTGAGCCCTCACACCACCCAGCGATTGTTCCCCAATCTTAGAAACCAGCGGCGTACCACGACTAGTAACAGGACGGAAACACAGTCCCTCTCGCAAGATCTCAAGGTCATCAACATTAGGCACGTCGTCCGTCGACTCCGCGCTTCCATCAGCCAACTTGCCCATCAACCGGATCGACACATCCTTTAATCTTGCTATTTCATTTGAGTCGAACAGGTCGCGTGAGCCTTCTGCGTGTGAGGGAAGGGGGATATCCCAGCTGTTTAGTCCTGCGATGTAGATTTCGCCACCTTCGCGGGAGAAGATTTCCGGGCAGAAGCCGCATGAGTCTGGGTGAGTTGTGAAGATGGCATGGCTTTTACCGCCATGGGTTACTCGTTCGTGTTCTAGGGTATATCTGGGGGAGCGAAGGACAAGGGAGTATCCTGCCAGAGGGCCAATTGGGAGAGA
This region of Aspergillus chevalieri M1 DNA, chromosome 4, nearly complete sequence genomic DNA includes:
- the treA gene encoding alpha,alpha-trehalase treA (CAZy:GH65;~COG:G;~EggNog:ENOG410PGGE;~InterPro:IPR037018,IPR011013,IPR008928,IPR005195, IPR012341,IPR005196;~PFAM:PF03636;~SECRETED:SignalP(1-21);~go_function: GO:0003824 - catalytic activity [Evidence IEA];~go_function: GO:0030246 - carbohydrate binding [Evidence IEA];~go_process: GO:0005975 - carbohydrate metabolic process [Evidence IEA]); protein product: MQSKILATLLPLLLQLSPVDCASSSGRITRAIERNTRHLDTNASSIYHTKFPGVTWDEDNWLLTTTVLDQGHYQSRGSVANGYFGINVASVGPFFELDLPVSGDVVSGWPLFSRRQSFATIAGFLDSEPSLDESNFPWLYQYGGDSVVSGVPHWSGLVLDLGDGTYLDSTVDSNTITDFRSTYDFKAGVLSWSYKWTPEGKGSFDITYRLLNHKLNVNQAVVDMEVVPSADSNATVVNVVDGYSAVRTDFVESGEDDGAIFSAVRPWGISNVTAYVYTNLTGSAGVDLSSRKLVTDKPYVSANASSIAQSVDVQFKANEKMRVTKFVGAASTDAFENPQQTAKQATSKALSDGYLKSLVSHVSEWAKVMPENSVDHFIDPKTGRLPSDQHVIDSAIVAVTSTYYLLQNTASKNAIKAASGAPINVESIPVGGLTSDSYAGQIFWDADVWMQPGLVFSHPEAAQRITNYRVKQYPQAMDNVNAKYAGSKNQTYFDSSAAIYPWTSGRFGNCTATGPCWDYQYHLNGEIGLSMMYEWVASGDTKHFREKHFPIYDSVATLYSNLLERNGSSWTITNMTDPDEYANMVDAGGFTLPLMAETLNYVNSYREQFGVEPNETWTEMADNVQMLRQNGVTLEFNTMNGSAVAKQADVVLNTYPLGYTDNYTTENALNDLDYYANKQSPDGPAMTWAIFSVVANEVSPSGCAGYTYGQYSYEPYVRAPFYQLSEQLIDDPTINGGTHPAYPFLTGHGGANQVVLSGYLGLRMRPDNAIHIDPNLPPQLPHVTYRTFYWRGWPISASSNYTHTTLSRASDAAVLDTAEARFADETIPVHVGSFSNSTVYELPVTGSLTVPNRKIGSKNTVAGNLVQCRPAVSHDAFEPGQFPISVVDGATSTKWQPSSANLSAVTVSFAESVAQSAVSGFYFDWHQSPPVNATVIFHNKTIEDPTSALDSSDVQVVTTLINIKQSKPYDPETVNLNEVMLPESNTTSIDLSGPVPAARYATLLISGNQAAPDAEDGVGATVAEWAILADAHNEASVPSDGKSKRKISMRDAAALSSGGFAGRRRQVGRG
- a CDS encoding non-structural maintenance of chromosomes element 1 family protein (BUSCO:EOG092645L9;~COG:L;~EggNog:ENOG410PNWY;~InterPro:IPR001841,IPR014857,IPR036388,IPR011513, IPR013083;~PFAM:PF08746,PF07574;~go_component: GO:0030915 - Smc5-Smc6 complex [Evidence IEA];~go_process: GO:0006281 - DNA repair [Evidence IEA]), encoding MTNDIGVVDYNDSNRAFLQAFMAHSSMTFEEARPILAAIFSAHEREPVSPTDITEEDLSSYIAAANTAVSPFDLEIRSTLRQIQTNGDDTNIHPERVYALVNTISDPLTQLATTYSPDEIAFVKRLLDAMFETNNTRISEAMVVSGMQAMQLARVSSADAGVSRRESMGTGTGTQGGTVQSLTMSQAETVMQQLVEEGWMEKSRKGFYGLSPRGLMELRGWLVATYNDETDDGRRAEKVKFCAACRDIITVGQRCANRDCAGRLHDYCIRNFFRMQQAEKCPVCKAAWPGDKFVGERAITSTDRYLQGKRRSTNTQRQSGDGASSQVTAGVGEEEESSEEDVG
- a CDS encoding zinc finger CCCH domain-containing RNA-binding protein (COG:A;~EggNog:ENOG410PHGA;~InterPro:IPR000504,IPR035979,IPR012677,IPR009145, IPR000571;~PFAM:PF00642;~go_component: GO:0089701 - U2AF complex [Evidence IEA];~go_function: GO:0003676 - nucleic acid binding [Evidence IEA];~go_function: GO:0003723 - RNA binding [Evidence IEA];~go_function: GO:0046872 - metal ion binding [Evidence IEA];~go_process: GO:0000398 - mRNA splicing, via spliceosome [Evidence IEA]) yields the protein MANYLASIFGTEQDKVNCSFYYKIGACRHGDRCSRKHVKPSYSQTILMPNMYQNPAFDPKNRMNSSQLQNHFDAFYEDVWCEMCKYGELEELVVCENNNDHLIGNVYARFKYEEDAQSACDALNSRWYAARPIYCELSPVTDFREACCRLNSGEGCVRGGFCNFIHRKDPSAELDREMRLSTKKWLKERGRDARSVSRSPSPEPTRRRY
- a CDS encoding NAD(P)/FAD-dependent oxidoreductase (COG:E;~EggNog:ENOG410Q18Y;~InterPro:IPR006076,IPR036188;~PFAM:PF01266;~go_function: GO:0016491 - oxidoreductase activity [Evidence IEA];~go_process: GO:0055114 - oxidation-reduction process [Evidence IEA]) encodes the protein MGDPLRLSKFLINTAVSRGVKLHHPARAVSVVTGETGTITGVKIVDLNTRNETTIPCTNLIVSAGPWTPQVFKEIFPSSEVSLPIGPLAGYSLVLRSPRYTLEHERVTHGGKSHAIFTTHPDSCGFCPEIFSREGGEIYIAGLNSWDIPLPSHAEGSRDLFDSNEIARLKDVSIRLMGKLADGSAESTDDVPNVDDLEILREGLCFRPVTSRGTPLVSKIGEQSLGGVRAQGGVYVAAGHGPWGISLSLGTGRVVAEMIQGVKTSADVSGLAV